The Sagittula sp. P11 genome window below encodes:
- a CDS encoding TRAP transporter small permease — translation MSDHTVSDSMLGRFVNELEESFIALILGLMTIITFTNVVLRYGFNTGLIWGLEMTSILFSWLVLFGVSYAVKTTANLGVDAVTNIMSPAVRRVMALFAGAICIAYACLLLKGAWDYWANFANLPQTTGRWFPTGFEEMTRTSYRSWYEMVDTPIPGWLRWIEPLINEGEAYEKIPRFIPYVILPVGAALLLFRFVQATVRIWKGTSDSLIVSHEAEDAVEDVAHMNKD, via the coding sequence ATGTCCGATCATACCGTCTCGGACTCCATGCTCGGACGTTTCGTCAACGAGCTGGAGGAGAGCTTCATCGCCCTGATCCTGGGGCTGATGACCATCATCACCTTCACCAACGTCGTGCTGCGCTACGGCTTCAACACCGGCCTGATCTGGGGGCTGGAGATGACCTCCATCCTGTTTTCGTGGCTGGTGCTCTTCGGGGTGAGCTATGCGGTGAAGACGACCGCGAACCTCGGGGTCGACGCGGTGACGAACATCATGTCGCCCGCCGTGCGCCGCGTCATGGCGCTGTTCGCCGGTGCGATCTGCATCGCCTATGCCTGCCTCCTGCTGAAGGGCGCGTGGGATTACTGGGCGAACTTCGCCAACCTGCCGCAGACCACCGGGCGCTGGTTCCCGACCGGGTTCGAGGAGATGACCCGCACGTCCTACCGGTCGTGGTACGAGATGGTCGACACCCCGATCCCCGGCTGGCTGCGCTGGATCGAGCCGCTGATCAACGAGGGCGAAGCCTACGAGAAGATCCCGCGGTTCATTCCCTACGTGATCCTGCCGGTCGGCGCCGCGCTGCTGCTGTTCCGCTTTGTCCAGGCGACCGTGCGGATCTGGAAGGGCACCTCCGACAGCCTGATCGTCAGCCATGAAGCCGAAGACGCGGTCGAAGACGTCGCGCACATGAACAAGGACTGA
- a CDS encoding ATP-binding protein, protein MTRRHHRIWTVLAFLAGVAGLSYGVWSYAYGQALEQVRARGEADLALAADRLVTGLLRYRAAAVLLADHPVLEALHDEGVSGGAAARRAMVFLQRSADRTGAALAFYADAEGRVLAATQGDVPRDFARADWFRRALDGALGAGARVARDESQRLFVHAAPSFGADGRVQGVLVMVVDLEGIEGEWRGSRPSVFFTDSAGDILVTNRSELLFWQLAPEAVIRPDGGVAEVTRRFVGGYEIWRQALSPYVPERGLHLVQPLPVVGLTGEALVDVGPARRLAALQVAVVAILCLGFGAVLFLLAERRRVLTEANTALEVRVRARTLELEEANTALRHEVRERQEAEAALRRAQADLVQAGKLSALGQMSAGISHELNQPLMAIRQFAENGGAFLDKGQPERAAENLSRIAALAGRAARIIRNLRAFARNESEPMGRVDLCAVIDEAVELTETRLEAEGVEVAWDRPGGALYAIGGEVRLGQVFVNLINNAADAMAGQAVKRIAIRVEAGERLVVRVRDTGPGIADPEKVFEPFYSTKEVGGGMGLGLSISYGLVQSFGGNIRGRNIAGGGAEFEVELDRWQAEAAA, encoded by the coding sequence ATGACGAGGCGGCATCACCGGATCTGGACGGTTCTGGCCTTCCTTGCGGGGGTGGCCGGGCTGTCCTACGGCGTGTGGTCCTATGCCTACGGGCAGGCGCTGGAACAGGTGCGTGCGCGCGGCGAGGCGGACCTTGCGCTGGCGGCGGACCGGCTGGTGACCGGGCTCTTGCGGTACAGGGCGGCGGCGGTGCTGCTGGCCGATCATCCGGTGCTGGAGGCCCTGCACGACGAAGGCGTGAGCGGCGGCGCGGCGGCGCGGCGGGCCATGGTCTTCCTGCAGCGCAGCGCCGACCGGACGGGCGCGGCGCTGGCCTTCTACGCCGACGCGGAGGGGCGGGTGCTGGCCGCGACACAGGGCGACGTGCCCCGCGATTTTGCCCGGGCGGACTGGTTCCGCCGCGCGCTGGACGGGGCGCTGGGGGCGGGCGCGCGGGTGGCGCGGGACGAATCGCAGCGGCTTTTCGTGCATGCGGCGCCGTCCTTCGGGGCGGACGGACGGGTGCAGGGTGTGCTGGTCATGGTGGTCGACCTCGAAGGGATCGAGGGCGAATGGCGTGGGTCGCGCCCTTCCGTGTTCTTTACCGACAGTGCCGGCGACATCCTGGTGACCAACCGTTCGGAGCTCTTGTTCTGGCAACTGGCGCCGGAGGCGGTGATCCGTCCGGACGGCGGCGTGGCGGAGGTCACGCGGCGCTTTGTCGGCGGGTACGAGATCTGGCGGCAGGCGCTGTCGCCCTACGTGCCGGAACGCGGGCTGCACCTGGTCCAGCCCTTGCCGGTGGTGGGGTTGACGGGCGAGGCGCTGGTGGACGTGGGCCCGGCGCGCAGGCTTGCGGCCTTGCAGGTGGCGGTTGTGGCGATCCTCTGCCTCGGTTTCGGGGCGGTGCTGTTCCTGCTGGCGGAGCGGCGGCGCGTGCTGACGGAGGCGAACACGGCGCTGGAGGTCCGGGTGCGGGCGCGCACGCTGGAGCTGGAGGAGGCTAACACCGCCCTGCGTCACGAGGTACGCGAGCGGCAGGAGGCGGAGGCGGCTTTGCGGCGGGCGCAGGCGGACCTCGTTCAGGCGGGGAAGCTGTCGGCGCTGGGGCAGATGTCGGCCGGGATCAGCCACGAACTGAACCAGCCGCTGATGGCGATCCGGCAGTTCGCGGAGAATGGCGGCGCGTTCCTCGACAAGGGGCAACCGGAGCGGGCGGCGGAGAACCTGTCGCGGATCGCCGCGCTGGCGGGGCGGGCGGCGCGGATCATCCGCAACCTGCGCGCCTTTGCCCGCAACGAGAGCGAGCCGATGGGCCGTGTCGACCTCTGCGCGGTGATCGACGAGGCGGTGGAGCTGACCGAGACACGGCTGGAGGCGGAAGGCGTCGAGGTGGCCTGGGACCGTCCGGGCGGGGCGCTTTATGCCATCGGCGGCGAGGTGCGGCTGGGGCAGGTCTTTGTCAACCTGATCAACAATGCCGCCGACGCCATGGCCGGTCAGGCGGTAAAGAGGATCGCGATCCGGGTGGAGGCGGGCGAGCGGCTGGTGGTCCGGGTGCGCGACACCGGGCCGGGCATCGCCGATCCGGAGAAGGTGTTCGAGCCGTTCTATTCCACCAAGGAGGTGGGCGGCGGCATGGGGCTTGGCCTGTCGATTTCCTACGGGCTGGTGCAGAGCTTTGGCGGCAACATCCGCGGCCGGAACATCGCCGGGGGCGGGGCGGAGTTCGAGGTGGAACTGGACCGCTGGCAGGCGGAGGCCGCGGCGTGA
- the tpiA gene encoding triose-phosphate isomerase gives MRTKLAAGNWKMNGTTASLDELDAMAEAAKGAAEVLICPPATLISAASARADGVAIGGQDCHAKPSGAHTGDIAADMLKDAGATYVILGHSERRSDHDEHNDAVRDKCDAAWAAGLTAVVCVGETLDQRESSNTLDIIGGQLAGSIPDAATGHNLVVAYEPVWAIGTGKVPTTDQIGEVHDFIRARLERRFGEGVGRSVRILYGGSVKAANAKEIFATSNVDGALVGGASLKASDFVPIIEALNASAD, from the coding sequence ATGCGCACGAAACTGGCCGCCGGCAACTGGAAGATGAACGGCACCACCGCCAGCCTTGACGAACTCGACGCCATGGCAGAGGCCGCGAAGGGCGCGGCCGAGGTGCTGATCTGCCCGCCCGCGACGCTGATCTCGGCCGCCAGCGCCCGTGCGGACGGCGTGGCCATTGGCGGACAGGACTGTCACGCCAAACCCTCCGGCGCCCATACCGGCGACATCGCCGCGGACATGCTGAAGGACGCGGGCGCGACCTATGTCATCCTGGGTCACTCCGAGCGGCGCTCCGACCATGACGAGCACAACGATGCCGTGCGCGACAAATGCGATGCGGCCTGGGCCGCCGGACTGACCGCCGTGGTCTGCGTCGGCGAAACGCTCGACCAGCGCGAATCCTCCAACACGCTCGACATCATCGGCGGCCAGCTTGCGGGCTCGATCCCCGATGCGGCCACCGGCCACAACCTCGTCGTCGCCTACGAGCCCGTCTGGGCCATCGGCACCGGCAAGGTGCCCACCACCGACCAGATCGGCGAGGTGCACGACTTCATCCGCGCCCGGCTGGAGCGCCGCTTCGGCGAGGGTGTGGGCCGCTCTGTCCGCATCCTTTATGGCGGGTCGGTGAAGGCCGCGAACGCGAAGGAGATCTTTGCCACCTCCAACGTCGATGGCGCGCTGGTAGGCGGGGCCTCCCTTAAGGCCTCCGACTTCGTGCCGATCATCGAGGCGCTGAACGCCAGCGCCGACTGA
- a CDS encoding sigma-54 dependent transcriptional regulator, which yields MICKVLLVDDDLAVREALGQTLELNDFEPVTAGSFVEAKDLIGPSFSGVVVSDIRMPGRDGFHLLDYAQGRDPELPVILLTGEGDIPMAVRAMSQGAFGFLEKPCSPAELAGLVRRALKTREMVLDNRRMKAQLEAGDPAARMIFGLSEPVTRLREQVRTAARAGTEALVRGAPGSGISKVAEVVHLSSVQSKGPFVKRAAAGLDRAGFEAAWEAAQGGALFLDEIGVLPEDTQLALTDALERGGARLIAGTTQDLKHMVAEGRLSADLYYRLDVAQVRIPSLAERPEDIPVLFRHYVAQAAEQAGIQPPEITPEHEAGLMAQDWPGNARSLMSAAMRFVLGMPEELSKTSEMGLAEQMAQVERSLLVAALGRHNGVAAEAAKALKLPRKTMYDKLAKYGLKPEAFRREG from the coding sequence ATGATCTGCAAGGTGCTTCTGGTCGACGACGATCTGGCCGTGCGCGAGGCGTTGGGGCAGACGCTGGAGCTGAACGATTTCGAGCCGGTGACGGCAGGGTCCTTCGTGGAGGCCAAGGACCTGATCGGGCCGTCCTTTTCGGGCGTGGTGGTGTCGGACATCCGGATGCCCGGGCGCGACGGGTTCCACCTGCTGGATTACGCGCAGGGCCGCGATCCGGAGCTGCCGGTGATCCTGCTGACCGGCGAGGGCGACATTCCCATGGCGGTCAGGGCGATGTCGCAGGGCGCCTTCGGGTTCCTCGAAAAACCCTGCAGCCCGGCGGAACTGGCGGGGCTGGTGCGGCGGGCGCTGAAGACGCGGGAGATGGTGCTGGACAACCGGCGGATGAAGGCGCAGCTCGAGGCCGGGGATCCTGCCGCACGGATGATCTTTGGCCTGTCTGAGCCCGTAACGCGGCTGCGGGAGCAGGTGCGCACCGCGGCGCGCGCCGGGACGGAGGCGCTTGTGCGCGGGGCGCCGGGGTCGGGCATCTCGAAGGTGGCGGAGGTGGTGCACCTGAGCTCGGTCCAGTCGAAGGGGCCGTTCGTGAAGCGCGCGGCCGCGGGGCTCGACCGCGCCGGGTTCGAGGCGGCCTGGGAGGCGGCGCAGGGCGGCGCGCTGTTCCTCGACGAGATCGGGGTGCTGCCCGAGGACACGCAGCTTGCGCTGACCGACGCGCTGGAACGGGGCGGGGCGCGGCTGATCGCGGGGACGACGCAGGACCTGAAGCATATGGTCGCGGAGGGTCGGCTGTCAGCCGACCTGTATTACCGGCTGGACGTGGCGCAGGTGCGCATCCCGTCGCTTGCGGAGCGCCCCGAGGACATTCCGGTGCTGTTCCGGCATTACGTGGCGCAGGCCGCCGAGCAGGCGGGCATCCAGCCGCCCGAGATCACGCCGGAGCACGAGGCGGGCCTGATGGCGCAGGACTGGCCGGGCAACGCGCGGTCGCTGATGTCGGCGGCCATGCGGTTCGTTCTGGGCATGCCGGAGGAACTGTCGAAGACCAGCGAGATGGGGCTCGCCGAGCAGATGGCGCAGGTCGAGCGGTCGCTTCTGGTGGCGGCCCTCGGGCGGCACAACGGCGTGGCGGCGGAGGCCGCGAAGGCGCTGAAACTGCCGCGCAAGACGATGTACGACAAGCTGGCGAAATACGGGCTGAAGCCGGAGGCCTTCCGGCGGGAGGGGTGA
- a CDS encoding isopenicillin N synthase family oxygenase — protein MIPVLDARKIAARDPETLSALRRGAEEIGFLKVAHTAITPARMRFVLAAYRAFFDLPEAEKRKVDMAVTGANRGWGAPRSEQVDPAANPDYKQVFDVGFAAPETGLPVYAENLWPDSPEGFREVIGAYYRDAMAVALDLLRGIAEAIGADRHYFDTRFDRPMALLRGNYYPPRPDWAGEKDFGIADHTDYGCLTLLGTDGVPGLEVLGRDDAWHPVQANPGTFVINFGEMLGMWTEGRVKATLHRVKGSAEERISVPLFFNPNHDTNVAPMGSDRTILAGDHLSRRFTETYLHLQKT, from the coding sequence ATGATCCCTGTTCTCGATGCCCGCAAGATCGCCGCGCGCGATCCCGAAACGCTCTCCGCCCTGCGCCGCGGCGCGGAGGAAATCGGCTTCCTCAAGGTCGCGCATACGGCGATCACGCCCGCCCGGATGCGCTTCGTGCTGGCCGCATACCGCGCCTTCTTCGACCTGCCGGAGGCGGAGAAGCGCAAGGTGGACATGGCGGTGACGGGGGCGAACCGCGGCTGGGGCGCGCCGCGGTCGGAACAGGTCGATCCCGCCGCCAACCCGGATTACAAGCAGGTCTTCGACGTGGGCTTCGCCGCTCCGGAAACGGGCCTGCCGGTCTATGCCGAGAACCTCTGGCCGGACAGCCCCGAAGGCTTCCGCGAGGTGATCGGCGCCTATTACCGCGACGCCATGGCGGTGGCGCTGGACCTGCTGCGCGGCATCGCCGAGGCGATCGGCGCGGATCGCCACTACTTCGACACCAGGTTCGACCGCCCGATGGCGCTCTTGCGGGGCAACTACTATCCGCCGCGTCCGGACTGGGCGGGCGAGAAGGACTTCGGCATCGCGGACCACACCGATTACGGCTGCCTGACGCTGCTGGGAACGGACGGTGTCCCGGGGCTGGAGGTTCTGGGCCGCGATGACGCCTGGCACCCCGTGCAGGCGAACCCGGGCACCTTCGTCATCAACTTCGGCGAAATGCTGGGGATGTGGACCGAGGGACGGGTGAAGGCGACGCTGCACCGGGTGAAGGGGTCGGCCGAGGAACGGATCTCCGTGCCGCTGTTCTTCAACCCGAACCACGACACGAACGTGGCGCCCATGGGCTCGGACCGGACCATCCTCGCAGGCGACCACCTCTCGCGGCGGTTCACCGAAACCTACCTGCACCTGCAAAAGACCTGA
- a CDS encoding TfoX/Sxy family protein has translation MALSEEDRAYARDLFSGLGDVTTRRMFGGMGIYSNGTIFALMMSDGTLMIKGAGPFVDRLEEMGCERWRYTRKNGKGAAMPYWTLPGAALDDPEEAVALAREALQHL, from the coding sequence ATGGCCCTCTCGGAGGAGGATCGCGCCTACGCCCGCGACCTCTTCTCCGGCCTCGGAGACGTCACCACCCGCCGCATGTTCGGCGGCATGGGCATCTATTCGAACGGCACGATCTTTGCCCTGATGATGTCCGACGGCACCCTCATGATCAAAGGCGCCGGGCCCTTCGTCGACCGGCTCGAAGAGATGGGCTGCGAGCGCTGGCGTTACACCCGCAAGAACGGCAAGGGCGCGGCCATGCCCTACTGGACCCTCCCCGGCGCGGCCCTCGACGACCCCGAGGAGGCGGTCGCCTTGGCCCGCGAGGCCCTGCAACACCTCTGA
- a CDS encoding iron-sulfur cluster assembly accessory protein → MFGIPGKSPVTITPKAVSQIRRLMERDNRFGLKIGVKKGGCAGMEYTMDYVDAAEGADEIVEQDGARVLIAPMAQMFLFGTEIDYETSLLESGFKFRNPNVVDACGCGESIKFKDVEEMAADRGPQG, encoded by the coding sequence ATGTTCGGCATACCCGGCAAATCCCCCGTGACCATCACGCCCAAGGCGGTCAGCCAGATCCGCAGGCTGATGGAGCGCGACAACCGCTTCGGCCTGAAGATCGGCGTCAAGAAGGGCGGCTGCGCGGGCATGGAATACACCATGGACTACGTCGACGCCGCGGAAGGCGCCGACGAGATCGTGGAACAGGACGGCGCCCGCGTGCTGATCGCACCCATGGCGCAGATGTTCCTCTTCGGCACCGAGATCGACTACGAGACCTCGCTTCTGGAAAGCGGCTTCAAGTTCCGCAATCCCAATGTTGTCGACGCCTGCGGCTGCGGCGAGTCGATCAAGTTCAAGGACGTCGAGGAGATGGCCGCAGACCGCGGACCGCAGGGCTGA
- a CDS encoding TRAP transporter large permease yields the protein MDVVLLFLMVIGLMLVGVPIAVSLGFSSIVFLLVLSETSLSSVAQSFYQAMAGHYTLLAIPFFILASSFMSTGGVAARIIRFSIAIVGHLPGGLAIAGVFACMMFAALSGSSPATVVAIGSIVIAGMRQVGYSKDFAAGVIANAGTLGILIPPSIVMVVYASATDVSVGRMFLAGIIPGLIAGGMLMVTIFGIAVVRKLPKGEWRGWGEVFEAGADAIWGLGLIIIILGGIYGGVFTPTEAAAVAAVYSFLIANFVYRDMGPLRMADGHHKALWEKPIALVTAFFHRDTKHTLLDAGKLTITLMFIIANALILKHVLTDEQIPQQIAAAMLDAGFGPIMFLVIVNVILLIGGQFMEPSGLLVIVAPLVFPIALQLGIDPIHLGIIMVVNMEIGMITPPVGLNLFVTSGVAGMPMMRVVRAALPFLAVLFVFLIMVTYIPSISTWVPDRVMGPQVRCEGASLPSEPLERAFCEARGFGAPAATE from the coding sequence ATGGACGTCGTACTTCTGTTTCTCATGGTGATCGGCCTGATGCTGGTCGGCGTGCCGATCGCGGTGTCGCTGGGCTTTTCGTCGATCGTCTTCCTGCTGGTGCTGTCGGAGACCTCGCTGTCCTCGGTCGCGCAGAGCTTCTACCAGGCGATGGCCGGGCACTACACGCTGCTGGCCATCCCGTTCTTCATCCTCGCGTCGTCCTTCATGTCGACCGGCGGGGTGGCGGCGCGGATCATCCGCTTCTCCATCGCCATCGTCGGCCACCTGCCGGGCGGGCTGGCCATCGCGGGCGTCTTTGCCTGCATGATGTTCGCGGCGCTCTCCGGGTCGTCGCCGGCGACGGTGGTTGCCATCGGCTCCATCGTGATCGCGGGCATGCGGCAGGTCGGCTATTCCAAGGACTTCGCGGCGGGCGTCATCGCCAACGCGGGCACGCTGGGCATCCTGATCCCGCCGTCCATCGTGATGGTGGTCTATGCCTCCGCCACCGACGTGTCGGTGGGCCGGATGTTCCTCGCGGGTATCATCCCGGGCCTGATCGCGGGCGGCATGTTGATGGTCACGATCTTCGGCATCGCCGTGGTGCGCAAGCTGCCCAAGGGCGAGTGGCGCGGCTGGGGCGAGGTCTTCGAGGCGGGCGCCGATGCGATCTGGGGTCTTGGCCTGATCATCATCATCCTCGGCGGCATCTACGGCGGTGTCTTCACCCCGACCGAGGCTGCGGCGGTGGCGGCGGTCTACTCCTTCCTGATCGCCAACTTCGTCTACCGCGACATGGGACCGCTGCGCATGGCGGACGGTCACCACAAGGCGCTGTGGGAAAAGCCCATCGCGCTGGTGACCGCCTTCTTCCACCGCGACACGAAGCACACTCTGCTGGATGCGGGCAAGCTGACCATCACGCTGATGTTCATCATCGCCAACGCGCTGATCCTGAAGCACGTGCTGACCGACGAGCAGATCCCGCAGCAGATCGCCGCGGCCATGCTGGATGCCGGGTTCGGGCCGATCATGTTCCTGGTGATCGTGAACGTCATCCTGCTGATCGGCGGCCAGTTCATGGAGCCTTCGGGCCTTCTGGTGATCGTCGCGCCGCTGGTGTTCCCCATCGCGCTGCAGCTGGGGATCGACCCGATCCACCTCGGCATCATCATGGTGGTGAACATGGAGATCGGGATGATCACGCCGCCGGTGGGTCTGAACCTCTTCGTGACCTCCGGCGTGGCGGGCATGCCGATGATGCGCGTGGTCCGGGCGGCGCTGCCCTTCCTCGCCGTGCTCTTCGTGTTCCTGATCATGGTGACCTACATCCCGTCGATCTCGACCTGGGTGCCGGATCGGGTGATGGGGCCGCAGGTCCGCTGCGAGGGGGCATCGCTGCCGTCCGAGCCGCTGGAACGGGCCTTCTGCGAGGCGCGGGGCTTCGGCGCCCCGGCGGCCACGGAGTGA
- a CDS encoding DctP family TRAP transporter solute-binding subunit, whose amino-acid sequence MKKLLMTAAAAALAVTGATSAQASCEEGEMVIKFSHVTNTDRHPKGIAATLLAERVNEEMNGTACMEVYPNSTLYNDDQVLEAMLQGDVQLAAPSLSKFEQFTKVFRIYDLPFMFKNIDAVDAFQASETGQAMKESMVRRGLLGLEFWHNGLTQISANKPLISPEDAKGLKFRVQPSEVLKANMEALGASPQPMAFSEVYGALQTGVVDGQENTWSNIYGQKFFEVQDGTTETNHGVLDYLVVTNVDWWEGLDPAVREQLATILNEVTTERNAAVGEVDAEARQAVLDAGGEIRELTEEQRQVWVDAMKPVWEQFTDDVGQENIDAAQAINNSM is encoded by the coding sequence ATGAAAAAGCTTCTCATGACCGCCGCGGCGGCCGCCCTTGCCGTGACCGGCGCAACCTCGGCGCAGGCGTCCTGCGAAGAGGGCGAAATGGTCATCAAGTTCAGCCACGTGACCAACACCGACCGCCATCCGAAAGGCATCGCCGCCACCCTGCTGGCCGAGCGTGTCAACGAAGAGATGAACGGCACCGCCTGCATGGAGGTCTACCCGAACTCCACCCTCTACAACGACGACCAGGTGCTCGAGGCGATGCTGCAGGGCGACGTCCAGCTGGCCGCGCCGTCGCTGTCGAAGTTCGAGCAGTTCACCAAGGTGTTCCGCATCTACGACCTGCCGTTCATGTTCAAGAACATCGATGCGGTCGACGCCTTCCAGGCCTCCGAGACCGGCCAGGCGATGAAGGAATCCATGGTGCGCCGCGGCCTCCTGGGCCTCGAGTTCTGGCACAACGGCCTGACGCAGATCTCGGCCAACAAGCCGCTGATCTCGCCGGAAGACGCCAAGGGCCTGAAGTTCCGCGTGCAGCCCTCCGAAGTGCTGAAGGCGAACATGGAAGCGCTCGGCGCGTCGCCGCAGCCGATGGCCTTCTCGGAAGTCTACGGCGCGCTGCAGACCGGCGTCGTCGACGGGCAGGAGAACACCTGGTCCAACATCTACGGCCAGAAGTTCTTTGAGGTGCAGGACGGCACGACCGAGACCAACCACGGCGTGCTCGACTATCTGGTCGTGACCAACGTCGACTGGTGGGAAGGTCTGGACCCGGCGGTCCGCGAGCAGCTGGCCACCATCCTGAACGAAGTCACCACCGAGCGGAACGCCGCCGTGGGTGAAGTCGACGCAGAGGCCCGCCAGGCGGTTCTGGATGCCGGCGGCGAGATCCGCGAGCTGACCGAAGAGCAGCGCCAGGTCTGGGTCGACGCCATGAAGCCGGTCTGGGAACAGTTCACCGACGACGTGGGCCAGGAAAACATCGACGCCGCACAGGCGATCAACAACTCGATGTAA